Sequence from the Rutidosis leptorrhynchoides isolate AG116_Rl617_1_P2 chromosome 3, CSIRO_AGI_Rlap_v1, whole genome shotgun sequence genome:
ATTACAAGAATCTCTTTCTTCCTCAAAATTGCTGGTGTTGCTTCAAAACCAGATACGAATGAATTAACACAATTAAATACTCACAATGATATATAAAGAATTATACAATTGAGTCAATTTTTTGACCAAAATTAACCGTTGTGTGGATTTATTCACCAGCAGTTTTAATGAATTAACACAATTAAATCTACACAATGATATGGCAGATTGACTTGTACATCTACTAGGCCTTATACATCCACTAATCCACGTCAAGTAATCACCTCCAATTATTATTGGAACATAATGACATGATTATACTTTTACTCAAGGGAAATTCGCCCAAATACAttattttttaaacttttattccaaaatacactttcggggaaaaaattgtctatttacaccgTTAGGTCGACCACTCAGTGGGTCGACTACCCCTTTACCCGGTCGACCACTTTAGTTTTCAAGGTAGTCGACCTCCATTCTTCATTGTTGTTGGTCGACTACTTCAGTTATATGGTCGACCTAAGGGTCGACCGAATTGTAGGCCTAAACTCGGTCGACTAACATAGTCGACCACAGTTGCTTTATAGTCAACCGATAAGTTGGTCGACTAATCATAAAAACATACTACTAGTGGATAAGATATATCAGATAAGATTATTGCGAATTTAGATAAGGTTTTTATTTAAGTTTACTGTGTTAGCAATGTACCTTCAATGTACCTTGGAGATTTATTTACCATTATGTGTTGTGTTACCATCCAATTTAGTGAATTAAACTTTAATTTGAacaacaaatattatatattatctcataCTACATTTATGGATTACACAACAAATAACACAACTTACAGACATATAACATACACGACAGTTAAACAGAAAACATACGAACACACATACCTAACATTCATGACTGTTAAACACATTTTAAACACAAAGAAGAAGGTAATCATCACTCAAATTGTAAGTGGAGCCAAATTGTGTTGAGCATGAGTCTTCACGTTTTCCTTTACCCTTGCCCTTTAACAACCCCTTCGGCTTTGCCTTTGTTTTTGAGTTACACTTGGACTTTTGTTTACCTTCAGAAAGATCATAATGTGTGGTGCAAGTTGATCTAGTATGTCCATATTCCAAGCAACGACTGCATTTTCTTTTAGATTTGAAATTGTCTTTGTCCTCTCCTTGGGATGGTATACGAGCAGTACTCTTCGGTCTACCCGATTGTCGCTTTGTAACCAATGGCGGTAGGACGGTTTGTAGGTGTCCTGGATCTATCCATTCAGAAATATGATCTAGCGGGTTAATATCTTCCATGTATGCCGACTTGTACGTTTCAGTGTGGAAATACTTCTGAACGTGTGTAGTAACGTTACGTAGGACAAAATACCTTGCTACTGCCATTACATGTCCACAGGGTATACCGGAAAACTGCCATTGTTTACATGTGCAAGTTTTATCTTGTAGATTGACTTTACCGCCTTTTTTCATATCCAATACCTCAAACTTAACTTGTGATATCAGTTTGACAGTCCAACTAATAGACTTACGATTTCTTTTACCAAGCTTATGCTCTGCATATGGTGTGACAGGTGTTGTTAAACCATCAGCAGTGTTTCGGTGTTCCCAAAACTATTGTTGAACTGAAGTTCTAAAGAATTCAAGAAGCATTGTAATCGGGAGTTTCCTCGCATGAACTGACAGTGCGTTCATTGACTCTGCACTATTAGAAGTTAGGTAAGCATACCGAACACGATCTGCATGATGTCTAGACCATCTGTTGAGGCCAACAGTAGTGAGTGTACGTGCACTGTCTGGGATACGTCGTGCTAGTATACCATAGTGGTGATCAAAATCAGATTTTCTATACGCTTTGCACATTTTCCAGTAGTGCCACTCGTAACTTTTAACCCTTTTAGACACACTTTATATATAACCAATGACCGAAACACGTCTCTCTGAAAATCTTTGTCTGAGCCGGAGTGAGTTTGTTCTTAATCTCCCTTATAAGAGACATCTTGCTTCGAATGGTGACCTTGGCCTCGAACCAAACCTGTAATCAgacaatgataatgtcattatacataaatgttaatatacatacacatacatacaggtACATACAATTGAAAAGCAAATACACTATAGTCGACCTTCTTTCTGGTCGACTACAGTTTTATTCAACTATAGGCGAACCAAAATGGGGTCGACTATAGTGTATGTTTTTGGCAGTCGACCCTTTGAATGGTCGTGTATGCAAGTGATCTTCTGACCTAAGGCATCCCCATAAgcatatacagatatatacactTTAGCAAAAACAATGGGAGAATTGTATatctgcatatacatatacatatacatatacatatacatatacatatacatatacatatacatatacatatacatatacatatacatatacatatacatatacatatacatatactgacATGTACACACATACAAATACATCCATACACACATAGATATAAATACAGGGAcccatacatagatatacatatatacacatatatacacatacagataAACTAACATATACATACAACAACGAAATAGGTTTTACCTCAATATCTGTCATCTTTGAAGGGAACTCTTGATTGAATCTAGGGACGAAATAGATACACTGACGATGGAATTAGGGTTTATCTACAAACTATTGAAGTGATCTCTTGATTGAATCTGCAATGAATGAGGGTTGATGAATCAGGGTTCGTAACTAGGGCTTGTGGAGCGAATTTTTGTTAGAGTTGAAATTTGAATTTTGTTATCCCAACTCGCTATTTCAGTGTCTTTTTGTATACTCGACCATCATTAAGGTCGCCCGTGTTTTTTGGGGTCGAATATAGTGGTCGACCTATAGCCAACAGAAATCGACCTTGACAGTTATAAACGGTGGTCGACCACATTGAAATTTGGTGTGGTCGACCGGGTATAGAGGTAGTCGACCCAACGGGTGGTCGACTTAATGGTGCAAATAGacaattttttttcttctaaaagtgtattttggaataaaactttttaaaaaagtgtattttggggaATTTCCCTTTACTCAATCATTTGATGGTAATCTACAAAAAAATTCAGCAATTAAGTTAGGCTTTTGGTTCGAAGTTTGTTACTTGCTACCAAGTTTTGTGTTCTTTATATTTTCAAGATTTTCCAGCTCCTGTTGTGTGTTTTACCCTCTAAGACCACcccctatggttagttacccgcccattacccgctcattacccgtaactaaccataggcaccacttagttacccgcgttagttacccgctttcaccatagatttaacggatgagttataggaattgcgggtcccagtgctttttattgttggacttgatgctttattgcttgtacgttgtatattaagaggagtattgttttagccatgatagggagtgtttagttatgagttagttataggatattggtgttgatgtggcg
This genomic interval carries:
- the LOC139902093 gene encoding uncharacterized protein, which translates into the protein MCKAYRKSDFDHHYGILARRIPDSARTLTTVGLNRWSRHHADRVRYAYLTSNSAESMNALSFWEHRNTADGLTTPVTPYAEHKLGKRNRKSISWTVKLISQVKFEVLDMKKGGKVNLQDKTCTCKQWQFSGIPCGHVMAVARYFVLRNVTTHVQKYFHTETYKSAYMEDINPLDHISEWIDPGHLQTVLPPLVTKRQSGRPKSTARIPSQGEDKDNFKSKRKCSRCLEYGHTRSTCTTHYDLSEGKQKSKCNSKTKAKPKGLLKGKGKGKREDSCSTQFGSTYNLSDDYLLLCV